A window of Zingiber officinale cultivar Zhangliang chromosome 5A, Zo_v1.1, whole genome shotgun sequence contains these coding sequences:
- the LOC121982511 gene encoding scarecrow-like protein 23, producing the protein MKLKRPNRDPSSSTAPSDLDDDGAPKKSRQQQQADPPAAAAEDSVADCSSLDEESRGLRLLGLLLRCAEAVAADRLSEAHDLLPEISELASPFGSSPQRVAAYFADALRARIISSVLGVYSPLATGATHRRISHALNYYNAISPLVKFSHFTANQAIFEALDGEDRVHVIDLDIMQGLQWPGLFHILASRSAVKLRSLRLTGVGSSIELLEATGRRLSDFAEALGLPFEFRPMEGKIGKLADPSALLAPRHHREATVVHWMHHCLYDVTGSDAATVRLLKELRPKLITIIEQDLCHGGGFLGRFVEALHYYSARFDALIDGASPESAERHSVERQLLAVEIRNIVAVGGPNRTGEVKVERWGDELTKIGFRRVSLAGNPAAQTNLLLGMHPWKGYTLVEENGCLKLGWKDLSLLTASAWKPADHHKEPEKSQHIP; encoded by the coding sequence ATGAAACTCAAGCGCCCCAACCGCGACCCCTCCTCCTCCACCGCCCCCTCCGATCTCGACGACGACGGCGCCCCCAAGAAGAGCCGCCAGCAGCAGCAAGCCGATCCTCCCGCCGCCGCAGCCGAGGACTCGGTCGCGGACTGCAGCAGCCTCGACGAGGAATCCCGCGGCCTCCGCCTCCTCGGCCTCCTCCTCCGCTGCGCGGAGGCGGTCGCCGCCGACAGGCTCTCCGAGGCCCACGACCTCCTCCCCGAGATCTCGGAGCTCGCCTCCCCCTTCGGCTCTTCCCCCCAGCGCGTCGCTGCCTACTTCGCGGACGCTCTCCGCGCCCGCATCATCAGTTCCGTTCTCGGCGTTTACTCCCCGCTCGCTACCGGCGCTACCCATCGCCGCATCTCACACGCCCTCAACTACTACAACGCCATCTCTCCCCTAGTCAAGTTCTCCCACTTCACGGCCAACCAGGCCATCTTCGAGGCCCTCGACGGCGAGGATCGAGTACATGTCATCGACCTCGACATTATGCAGGGTCTCCAGTGGCCGGGGCTCTTCCACATCCTCGCCTCCCGATCCGCGGTCAAGCTCCGTTCGCTTCGCCTCACCGGAGTCGGATCCTCCATCGAGCTTCTCGAGGCCACCGGCCGCCGCCTCTCCGATTTCGCCGAGGCGCTTGGCCTCCCTTTCGAATTCCGCCCCATGGAGGGCAAGATCGGCAAACTCGCGGATCCATCCGCCCTGCTCGCCCCGCGCCACCACCGCGAGGCCACCGTCGTCCACTGGATGCACCACTGCCTATACGACGTGACCGGCTCCGACGCCGCCACGGTGCGCCTCCTCAAGGAGCTTCGCCCCAAACTCATCACCATCATCGAGCAGGACCTCTGCCACGGCGGCGGCTTCCTCGGCCGCTTCGTGGAGGCGCTGCATTACTACTCTGCCCGCTTCGATGCCCTCATCGACGGAGCCTCCCCGGAGAGCGCCGAGCGACACTCTGTCGAGCGCCAGCTCCTCGCGGTCGAGATTCGCAACATCGTGGCGGTGGGCGGCCCGAATCGGACCGGGGAGGTCAAGGTGGAGCGGTGGGGAGACGAGCTTACCAAAATCGGCTTCCGGCGCGTGTCGTTGGCCGGCAACCCCGCGGCCCAGACCAACCTCCTCCTCGGCATGCATCCATGGAAAGGCTACACCCTCGTCGAGGAGAACGGCTGCTTGAAGCTGGGCTGGAAGGACCTCTCCTTACTCACCGCCTCCGCCTGGAAGCCGGCCGACCACCACAAAGAACCCGAGAAATCTCAACACATCCCATAA